One window from the genome of Zerene cesonia ecotype Mississippi chromosome 1, Zerene_cesonia_1.1, whole genome shotgun sequence encodes:
- the LOC119840851 gene encoding zinc finger protein ush isoform X2 has translation MSRRKQSNPKPLKREDEEWGNENEAMPGEPRTPSSEGERVASSGRASPVSEGSASSPPRLRLNTSLATDPALAPQATTLKHEPPSPSPPPPPTQQARDYIALTAATFPGLFPAAAATPPGYTCKPCGIRYSSLSTLQAHQEHYCSKRRSKTDNNDSSSEQATEESSEAKAARPVGKQYACTYCSYSADKKVSLNRHMRMHSSSPVSSGTPVPTPTSNGEATEGSPAQDRYCVDCDIHFSSVKTFRAHKAHYCNTRQVVKQALAAARAGSVTSGSAPPSPGTTPPAQSQYALALPTNPILIVPYSLLRSASTLPGTTLPDPDTPCFLLPNGTFQPINRALPNLNADGKEAEVLKSANRPREPPRDAGTPLDLSVRRTPESVTTDEHEKENRLRSATPEQIVCAPSLPGSPATPSPSRRSSSPSGESSPKRRRRNSRDPTPKPPSVPSPPEDKFPAVVPPPIIPPALALRLATELPVTVASPQVLVKQGVSKCKECNIVFCQYENYRIHKRHYCSAGGGEDRVSPAPPEPGPPPQYRQLICLACGIHFSSLDNLTTHQSYYCTKRETRSPRSLPEVPRPTSGSEGGWKCPCCEVVSPTAAAAQRHMEAHAGVKAFRCTICRYRGNTLRGMRTHIRMHFREKPADLQEESFISCVLEDDNRETTSPSPAVGERVHRCGSCAYTSTYRGNVVRHARLVHATEDPEPEETSPIPSADIKKEPELDEDTPNYCKSCNIPFKYVNTYKAHKQFYCTAANQDATANNNVPARVKDAPVV, from the exons GTGAGGACGAGGAATGGGGAAACGAGAACGAGGCGATGCCGGGAGAACCTCGCACGCCCAGTTCGGAAGGCGAGCGAGTCGCTTCCAGTGGAAGAGCGTCTCCAGTTTCGGAGGGATCTGCTTCCTCTCCTCCACGCCTACGCCTTAATACAAGCCTAGCTACCGACCCAGCGCTCGCTCCCCAAGCGACGACACTTAAACATGAACCACCATCTCCCTCCCCACCGCCACCACCCACGCAGCAAGCAAGAGACTACATAGCTCTGACGGCAGCAACCTTCCCAGGTCTATTCCCGGCGGCGGCTGCCACGCCCCCAGGCTACACTTGTAAACCATGTGGTATAAGATATTCTTCCTTGAGTACTCTTCAAGCCCATCAGGAACATTACTGTTCTAAAAGAAGATCGAAAACAGATAATAATGATTCTTCTAGTGAACAAGCCACTGAGGAATCCAGTGAAGCAAAGGCAGCACGGCCGGTAGGCAAACAATATGCATGTACATATTGTTCATATAGTGCTGACAAAAAAGTTAGTTTGAACCGACACATGAGGATGCATTCATCATCACCTGTCAGCAGTGGTACACCAGTACCAACGCCTACCTCAAACGGCGAGGCAACAGAAGGCTCACCAGCACAGGATAGATATTGCGTAGACTGTGACATACATTTTAGTTCTGTCAAAACATTCAGAGCACATAAAGCACATTACTGTAATACGAGACAAGTCGTGAAGCAAGCATTAGCGGCTGCTAGAGCGGGATCAGTTACTTCAGGGTCTGCACCACCCTCACCAGGGACGACTCCACCAGCCCAAAGCCAATATGCCCTTGCACTACCTACTAACCCAATTCTAATTGTTCCATATTCATTATTACGAAGTGCAAGCACTTTACCTGGAACTACATTGCCAGATCCAGATACTCCTTGTTTCTTATTACCAAATGGAACATTTCAACCAATCAATAGAGCGTTACCAAATCTCAACGCAGACGGGAAAGAAGCTGAAGTCCTTAAATCTGCAAACAGGCCCCGAGAGCCACCCAGAGATGCTGGTACTCCTTTAGATCTGAGTGTTCGCCGCACACCTGAATCAGTAACTACTGATGAACATGAAAAAGAGAATAGATTACGTTCAGCTACACCGGAGCAGATTGTATGCGCTCCTTCATTACCCGGCTCTCCTGCTACACCCTCTCCTTCGAGACGATCTTCATCACCCAGTGGAGAAAGCTCACCCAAGAGAAGACGGAGAAATTCAAGAGATCCTACACCGAAACCTCCAAGTGTTCCTTCACCGCCCGAAGACAAGTTTCCAGCTGTAGTACCTCCGCCAATAATACCACCAGCTTTAGCTTTGAGACTTGCCACAGAACTGCCCGTAACGGTAGCGTCGCCTCAAGTACTAGTCAAACAAGGTGTGTCAAAATGCAAAGAGTGCAATATCGTATTTTGCCAATATGAGAACTACCGTATACACAAAAGGCATTACTGTTCAGCTGGTGGTGGAGAAGATAGAGTGAGTCCAGCTCCACCAGAACCTGGCCCGCCACCACAATACCGCCAGCTTATCTGCCTCGCTTGTGGTATCCACTTCAGCTCCTTGGACAATTTGACTACGCACCAATCCTATTATTGCACCAAGAGAGAAACGAGGTCTCCTCGAAGTTTACCTGAAGTGCCGAGACCAACGTCCGGATCTGAGGGTGGCTGGAAATGCCCGTGCTGTGAGGTCGTGTCACCCACTGCGGCTGCTGCTCAGCGGCACATGGAAGCTCATGCTGGAGTTAAGGCCTTTCGCTGCACAATATGCCGGTACAGAGGAAACACGCTCCGAGGAATGCGCACTCACATACGAATGCACTTCCGGGAGAAACCTGCTGATTTACAG GAGGAGAGTTTCATCTCATGCGTGCTCGAAGATGACAATCGGGAGACCACTTCCCCCAGCCCAGCTGTTGGTGAGAGGGTGCACCGCTGCGGCAGCTGCGCCTACACCTCCACTTACCGCGGCAACGTGGTCCGACACGCTCGACTCGTCCACGCCACTGAAGACCCCGAGCCCGAAGAAACGTCCCCCATACCCTCCGCCGACATCAAGAAGGAACCAGAACTCGACGAAGACACGCCGAATTACTGTAAATCCTGTAACATACCCTTCAAATACGTCAACACATACAAGGCGCACAAACAATTCTATTGCACCGCGGCAAACCAAGACGCAACAGCCAACAACAACGTTCCCGCGCGTGTCAAGGACGCCCCCGTCGTTTGA
- the LOC119840851 gene encoding zinc finger protein ush isoform X1 has protein sequence MLLWLRYLKQLELACASVAELPPGGARDVKTMCEDEEWGNENEAMPGEPRTPSSEGERVASSGRASPVSEGSASSPPRLRLNTSLATDPALAPQATTLKHEPPSPSPPPPPTQQARDYIALTAATFPGLFPAAAATPPGYTCKPCGIRYSSLSTLQAHQEHYCSKRRSKTDNNDSSSEQATEESSEAKAARPVGKQYACTYCSYSADKKVSLNRHMRMHSSSPVSSGTPVPTPTSNGEATEGSPAQDRYCVDCDIHFSSVKTFRAHKAHYCNTRQVVKQALAAARAGSVTSGSAPPSPGTTPPAQSQYALALPTNPILIVPYSLLRSASTLPGTTLPDPDTPCFLLPNGTFQPINRALPNLNADGKEAEVLKSANRPREPPRDAGTPLDLSVRRTPESVTTDEHEKENRLRSATPEQIVCAPSLPGSPATPSPSRRSSSPSGESSPKRRRRNSRDPTPKPPSVPSPPEDKFPAVVPPPIIPPALALRLATELPVTVASPQVLVKQGVSKCKECNIVFCQYENYRIHKRHYCSAGGGEDRVSPAPPEPGPPPQYRQLICLACGIHFSSLDNLTTHQSYYCTKRETRSPRSLPEVPRPTSGSEGGWKCPCCEVVSPTAAAAQRHMEAHAGVKAFRCTICRYRGNTLRGMRTHIRMHFREKPADLQEESFISCVLEDDNRETTSPSPAVGERVHRCGSCAYTSTYRGNVVRHARLVHATEDPEPEETSPIPSADIKKEPELDEDTPNYCKSCNIPFKYVNTYKAHKQFYCTAANQDATANNNVPARVKDAPVV, from the exons GTGAGGACGAGGAATGGGGAAACGAGAACGAGGCGATGCCGGGAGAACCTCGCACGCCCAGTTCGGAAGGCGAGCGAGTCGCTTCCAGTGGAAGAGCGTCTCCAGTTTCGGAGGGATCTGCTTCCTCTCCTCCACGCCTACGCCTTAATACAAGCCTAGCTACCGACCCAGCGCTCGCTCCCCAAGCGACGACACTTAAACATGAACCACCATCTCCCTCCCCACCGCCACCACCCACGCAGCAAGCAAGAGACTACATAGCTCTGACGGCAGCAACCTTCCCAGGTCTATTCCCGGCGGCGGCTGCCACGCCCCCAGGCTACACTTGTAAACCATGTGGTATAAGATATTCTTCCTTGAGTACTCTTCAAGCCCATCAGGAACATTACTGTTCTAAAAGAAGATCGAAAACAGATAATAATGATTCTTCTAGTGAACAAGCCACTGAGGAATCCAGTGAAGCAAAGGCAGCACGGCCGGTAGGCAAACAATATGCATGTACATATTGTTCATATAGTGCTGACAAAAAAGTTAGTTTGAACCGACACATGAGGATGCATTCATCATCACCTGTCAGCAGTGGTACACCAGTACCAACGCCTACCTCAAACGGCGAGGCAACAGAAGGCTCACCAGCACAGGATAGATATTGCGTAGACTGTGACATACATTTTAGTTCTGTCAAAACATTCAGAGCACATAAAGCACATTACTGTAATACGAGACAAGTCGTGAAGCAAGCATTAGCGGCTGCTAGAGCGGGATCAGTTACTTCAGGGTCTGCACCACCCTCACCAGGGACGACTCCACCAGCCCAAAGCCAATATGCCCTTGCACTACCTACTAACCCAATTCTAATTGTTCCATATTCATTATTACGAAGTGCAAGCACTTTACCTGGAACTACATTGCCAGATCCAGATACTCCTTGTTTCTTATTACCAAATGGAACATTTCAACCAATCAATAGAGCGTTACCAAATCTCAACGCAGACGGGAAAGAAGCTGAAGTCCTTAAATCTGCAAACAGGCCCCGAGAGCCACCCAGAGATGCTGGTACTCCTTTAGATCTGAGTGTTCGCCGCACACCTGAATCAGTAACTACTGATGAACATGAAAAAGAGAATAGATTACGTTCAGCTACACCGGAGCAGATTGTATGCGCTCCTTCATTACCCGGCTCTCCTGCTACACCCTCTCCTTCGAGACGATCTTCATCACCCAGTGGAGAAAGCTCACCCAAGAGAAGACGGAGAAATTCAAGAGATCCTACACCGAAACCTCCAAGTGTTCCTTCACCGCCCGAAGACAAGTTTCCAGCTGTAGTACCTCCGCCAATAATACCACCAGCTTTAGCTTTGAGACTTGCCACAGAACTGCCCGTAACGGTAGCGTCGCCTCAAGTACTAGTCAAACAAGGTGTGTCAAAATGCAAAGAGTGCAATATCGTATTTTGCCAATATGAGAACTACCGTATACACAAAAGGCATTACTGTTCAGCTGGTGGTGGAGAAGATAGAGTGAGTCCAGCTCCACCAGAACCTGGCCCGCCACCACAATACCGCCAGCTTATCTGCCTCGCTTGTGGTATCCACTTCAGCTCCTTGGACAATTTGACTACGCACCAATCCTATTATTGCACCAAGAGAGAAACGAGGTCTCCTCGAAGTTTACCTGAAGTGCCGAGACCAACGTCCGGATCTGAGGGTGGCTGGAAATGCCCGTGCTGTGAGGTCGTGTCACCCACTGCGGCTGCTGCTCAGCGGCACATGGAAGCTCATGCTGGAGTTAAGGCCTTTCGCTGCACAATATGCCGGTACAGAGGAAACACGCTCCGAGGAATGCGCACTCACATACGAATGCACTTCCGGGAGAAACCTGCTGATTTACAG GAGGAGAGTTTCATCTCATGCGTGCTCGAAGATGACAATCGGGAGACCACTTCCCCCAGCCCAGCTGTTGGTGAGAGGGTGCACCGCTGCGGCAGCTGCGCCTACACCTCCACTTACCGCGGCAACGTGGTCCGACACGCTCGACTCGTCCACGCCACTGAAGACCCCGAGCCCGAAGAAACGTCCCCCATACCCTCCGCCGACATCAAGAAGGAACCAGAACTCGACGAAGACACGCCGAATTACTGTAAATCCTGTAACATACCCTTCAAATACGTCAACACATACAAGGCGCACAAACAATTCTATTGCACCGCGGCAAACCAAGACGCAACAGCCAACAACAACGTTCCCGCGCGTGTCAAGGACGCCCCCGTCGTTTGA
- the LOC119830992 gene encoding probable RNA polymerase II nuclear localization protein SLC7A6OS, which yields MASSTVLRVKRRLQDNPQDALVLVCKRRKTDTEEISPSLFVFRGTVDNQETSQLKTIVPKTEIKLKPKTDVDDIIKKIRQERKDTATENRYAIVNFNRGVKDDDDINLVDLEATGLDGDGAKFTYDLYTAIKEDFDISMLDNLVSIENYETDLILGTYRDNGSSDEADDDDDSNDENNWRNDYPDTEPSSIDEDDMIAAMERCDIDDLSSDDGEDKIYNDPPDLFNEDVKRYGAAYAKYKARVIAEETEVLDSKNLVHCSRIKDLDEESIDGYKDDSDNGFYYGQDEETEQFCEQYSDDVYNPD from the exons ATGGCATCATCAACTGTATTGAGAGTAAAACGAAGACTGCAGGACAATCCACAAGATGCTCTGGTCTTGGTCTGTAAACGCCGTAAAACTGATACGGAGGAAATATCACCATCATTGTTTGTTTTCAGAGGAACTGTAGATAATcag GAAACATCCCAACTCAAAACGATCGTCCCAAAAACCGAGATTAAATTGAAACCAAAAACAGATGTTGATGATATCATCAAGAAGATTCGGCAGGAAAGGAAAGACACAGCCACCGAGAATAGATATGCTATCGTTAATTTCAACAGAGGAGTCAAAGATGACgatgatattaatttagttgattTAGAGGCGACAGGACTGGATGGTGATGGTGCAAAGTTCACATACGACTTGTATACTGCTATTAAAGAGGATTTCGATATATCTATGCTGGATAATTTGGTTAG CATTGAAAACTACGAAACGGATCTGATCCTAGGCACATATCGGGATAACGGGTCATCCGAcgaggctgatgatgatgatgactccAATGATGAGAACAACTGGAGGAATGACTACCCGGATACAGAGCCAAGTAGTATTGATGAAGATGATATGATTGCGGCCATGGAGCGGTGTGATATAG ATGATCTATCCAGTGATGACGGTGaggataaaatatacaacgaCCCGCCGGATTTATTCAACGAGGACGTTAAGAGATATGGTGCTGCCTACGCCAAGTATAAAGCCAGAGTAATAGCTGAAGAAACTGAGGTCCTGGACAGCAAAAACCTAGTCCACTGTTCGAGGATAAAGGATTTGGACGAGGAATCAATTGATGGATATAAGGATGACAGCGATAATGGGTTTTATTATGGCCAAGATGAAGAGACTGAACAGTTTTGTGAACAGTACAGCGATGATGTGTATAATCCAGACTGa